The Ensifer adhaerens genome contains a region encoding:
- a CDS encoding DUF1345 domain-containing protein — protein MAATTKLRHWPFYTAILCALASVPVLWFVAQRFALEGAAITFFCVYLVLCWRRLRMMTGRHLKTHARNTDEPEVVILLVTFGAAASSLVSLFFALNGEKSGSALALGLAFASVVLGWATIHMMAAMHYAHVYWVPAPDGPTTEPARGLDFPETPEPGGFDFLYFSFVIGMTAQTSDVAITKTAMRRINLIHAIVSFFFNTVLVAAAVNAAVQLAG, from the coding sequence ATGGCAGCGACGACGAAGCTCAGGCACTGGCCGTTTTACACCGCCATTCTGTGCGCGCTCGCAAGCGTGCCTGTCCTCTGGTTCGTGGCGCAGCGTTTCGCCCTTGAAGGGGCAGCGATCACCTTCTTCTGCGTCTATCTCGTCCTATGCTGGCGGCGCTTGCGGATGATGACCGGTCGGCATCTGAAGACCCATGCCAGGAACACCGACGAGCCCGAGGTCGTGATCCTGCTCGTGACGTTCGGGGCAGCCGCGAGTTCGCTCGTATCCTTGTTTTTCGCGCTCAACGGCGAGAAGTCCGGCTCGGCGCTGGCGCTCGGCCTCGCCTTTGCCTCCGTTGTGCTCGGCTGGGCAACGATCCACATGATGGCGGCCATGCACTACGCCCATGTCTATTGGGTCCCAGCACCCGATGGTCCGACCACCGAACCGGCACGCGGACTCGATTTTCCCGAAACGCCCGAGCCCGGCGGCTTTGACTTCCTCTATTTTTCCTTCGTCATCGGCATGACGGCGCAAACCTCCGATGTCGCCATCACCAAGACGGCCATGCGGCGCATCAACCTGATACACGCCATCGTATCGTTTTTCTTCAACACCGTGCTCGTCGCCGCCGCCGTCAATGCGGCCGTGCAGCTTGCCGGTTGA
- the crcB gene encoding fluoride efflux transporter CrcB has protein sequence MTHLLLVGAGGAIGSMLRYLVGLWAVHRFGSGFPWGTFGVNITGSFLIGVLAEVIMRKFGASPDMRVFLITGILGGYTTFSTFSLDAITLFERGDVMLSAVYVIASVALSILAVFSGLALMRAIV, from the coding sequence ATGACCCACCTTCTCCTTGTTGGCGCCGGCGGCGCGATCGGCTCGATGCTGCGTTATCTCGTCGGTCTCTGGGCCGTTCACCGCTTCGGGTCCGGCTTTCCCTGGGGCACGTTTGGCGTCAACATAACGGGGTCGTTCCTGATCGGCGTGCTCGCCGAAGTGATCATGCGCAAGTTCGGCGCCTCGCCGGACATGCGTGTCTTCCTCATCACCGGCATTCTGGGCGGTTACACCACCTTTTCCACCTTCTCGCTGGACGCAATCACGCTCTTCGAGCGCGGCGATGTCATGCTATCGGCCGTCTATGTCATCGCCAGTGTCGCGCTTTCGATCCTCGCGGTCTTCAGCGGGCTGGCTCTGATGCGCGCAATAGTCTAA
- the fghA gene encoding S-formylglutathione hydrolase — protein MKVLSQNTTFGGMQGVFSHESEACKGEMTFAVFVPPQAINEPRPVLWYLSGLTCTHANVMEKGEYRRMAAELGLIVVCPDTSPRGTDVPDELTNWQMGKGAGFYLDATETPWAEHYQMYSYITEELPAFVSQHFRMDMSRQGIFGHSMGGHGAMTIALKNPGRFKSCSAFAPIVEPSTADWSIGAFEKYLGADRAAWRQYDACALVKDGARFPGFLIDQGKADSFLENGLRPWLFEEAVKGTGIDLTLRMHERYDHSYYFISTFMDDHLRWHAERLI, from the coding sequence ATGAAAGTCCTTTCGCAAAACACCACCTTCGGCGGCATGCAGGGCGTCTTTTCGCACGAGTCCGAGGCATGCAAGGGCGAGATGACCTTCGCCGTCTTTGTACCGCCGCAGGCAATCAACGAGCCGCGGCCGGTGCTCTGGTATCTCTCCGGCCTCACCTGCACGCATGCGAACGTCATGGAGAAAGGCGAGTACCGGCGCATGGCCGCCGAGCTTGGCTTGATCGTCGTCTGCCCGGATACGAGCCCGCGCGGCACTGATGTTCCCGACGAACTGACGAACTGGCAGATGGGCAAGGGTGCAGGCTTCTATCTCGATGCCACCGAAACGCCCTGGGCCGAGCACTACCAGATGTATAGCTACATCACCGAGGAGCTGCCCGCCTTCGTCAGCCAGCACTTCCGCATGGACATGAGCCGCCAGGGCATCTTCGGCCATTCGATGGGCGGTCACGGCGCCATGACCATCGCGCTCAAGAACCCGGGCCGCTTCAAGAGCTGCTCGGCCTTCGCCCCGATCGTCGAGCCTTCGACCGCCGACTGGTCGATCGGCGCCTTCGAGAAATATCTGGGCGCGGACCGCGCCGCCTGGCGCCAATATGATGCCTGCGCGCTCGTCAAGGATGGTGCGCGCTTCCCCGGGTTCCTGATCGATCAGGGCAAGGCGGACAGCTTCCTTGAAAACGGCCTGCGTCCCTGGCTGTTCGAGGAAGCGGTCAAGGGCACCGGCATCGATTTGACGCTGCGCATGCATGAACGCTACGACCATTCCTACTACTTCATCTCGACTTTCATGGACGATCATCTGCGCTGGCATGCCGAGCGGCTGATCTAG